In Paenibacillus durus, the DNA window TGGATACGCATGACGGCATTGGCGTCGTCGACGCCGCCGACCTGATGACCCCCGAGGAAATCGAGGAAACGAAGAACAACCTGTTCTCCCAGGGCGCCAATGTGAAACGGGTCTACAATACAATGGCTTATAACAACCTGGACATCTACCAGCTCAACTGCACCTACTATTCGGCCCTGGGCGACGATGACGATGCCTATGTGCTGGCCCGCGCCATCCAGTTCTTTGCTCCAGGCATACCGCAGGTCTATTATGTCGGACTGCTGGCCGGCAAGAACGATATCGAGCTGCTGGAGCAAACGAAAGTCGGACGCAATATCAACCGGCATTTCTATACGAAGGAAGAAGTCGAAGAAAATCTGGAGCGTCCCGTGCTGAAGCGGCTGTTCGCGCTGATGAAATTCCGCAACAGCTATGCCGCTTTTGACGGTAATTTGACAGTAGTAGACAACGGGGGCGGCTCCAAATTAGAATTAATATGGACGAATGGACCGCTCCGTGCCGCACTGTCCGCCGATCTTGCGACACGAGTGTTCACGGTTCATTATACGGATGAGCACTCCGGCAAAGAAACGCTGCTGGCTGGAGTGTGATATCATCCCAAGATTTAAAAACATGCTCCTACGGGACGCGCTCCGCCGCCTGCGGCGGTAAAGCGCGCTCCCTCTTTTAGGAGCCCGGGACAGGAGCGATTACATGCCCACCATTAAAGACGTCGCTTTAAAGGCCGGGGTCTCGGTTACTACCGTATCCCGTGTGCTGAATAACAGGGGATACTTGAGCGAAGAGTTGAAGAAAAAAGTATACAGCGCCATGGAGCAGCTCAACTACCGGCCCAATGAGCTGGCCCGCTCGCTCAGCCGCTCCAAGTCGAATATTATCGGACTGATTGTTCCGCATGCGGCTCATCCCTTCTTCGGCGAATTAATCAGCAGTATCGAGGAGCACGCCTATCTGCACGGGTACAGGCTGCTGCTGTGCAATTCCCATCTGAACAGGCAGAAGGAAGCGGAATATATCGATATGCTTCGCTCCAGCCGTGTCGATGGCATCATTCTGGGCAGCCATACCTTGGAGGTGGAGGACTACCGCCAGATTCACCTGCCCGTAGTTACGTTCGACCGGCGGATCAGCGCCGAGGTTCCTTATATTTGCTCCGATAACTACAAAGGCGGGGAACTGGCAACGAACCTGCTGGCCGACAAGGGCTGCCGCAAAATCGCCCATATCAGCGGCCATCCCCATCCGGACCTGCTGGCGCTCAAGCGGCTTGACGCCTTTAAGGAGATTGCCGCGCTGCGCGGCCTGCAGCATATAGAAATGCATACCGATCTGCACGGATTCCATTTTCCGGATTATGAGCGCCTGACAGAACGGCTACTCGAGGAGCATCCCGATGTAGACGGCATTTTTGCCAGCAGTGATATCATTGCCGCCTATGCGCTTAAAGTATGCCAGGCCAGAGGACGCCGGGTGCCTCAGGATATCAAGATTGTCGGCTATGACGGCGTTTCGCTCCGGGACCTGTTCTCTCCCGATCTCACAACCGTATCCCAGCCGATTGCG includes these proteins:
- a CDS encoding LacI family DNA-binding transcriptional regulator; its protein translation is MPTIKDVALKAGVSVTTVSRVLNNRGYLSEELKKKVYSAMEQLNYRPNELARSLSRSKSNIIGLIVPHAAHPFFGELISSIEEHAYLHGYRLLLCNSHLNRQKEAEYIDMLRSSRVDGIILGSHTLEVEDYRQIHLPVVTFDRRISAEVPYICSDNYKGGELATNLLADKGCRKIAHISGHPHPDLLALKRLDAFKEIAALRGLQHIEMHTDLHGFHFPDYERLTERLLEEHPDVDGIFASSDIIAAYALKVCQARGRRVPQDIKIVGYDGVSLRDLFSPDLTTVSQPIAEMAQKAVDLIMAQVQGDAVPMENIFPVELIQGGTT